From Mastacembelus armatus chromosome 9, fMasArm1.2, whole genome shotgun sequence:
aaacacacaaacagaaaccacaGTATATTACTATAGTGCACCATCTGAAAGTATACAGCTCCAAAAGTGATGTGTGCTGGGAATAATGCACATAATCCCAGTGTTAGCCAAAGGACTAATTTTCAGTGGTTTAAACTGTTAATGTATtcacctgctgctgcctgtggGTGCTGAACTGGGCTGGCAGCTGGGTGGCTAGGTGGACCTCCATGTTGTGGGGGACCACCCTGCTGGGCCTGGCCTGTGGGTGTGGCAGAAGGCTGGGGGTGCTGTGGATGAGGGTGCAAGGTGGCGCTGGGGTGGGGGTACTGCTGTGGCATTGGCCCTGGAGACACTGCAGGAGAGAAATCAGAACTAGTGAGGATGGAAAGTATGTAAACTGTACAGCTAACACTACCTGCAGTGTAGCCTGCTGCATAATGGGGGCTGGAAATTAACTTTGTGCTATATGCCTGCATGTTGGCTGGCTGGGTGTAACAGTGCTCAGTGTACTGTCCctcatgaaaataaacaaacaaatcaatgcCATATAAACGGGTGGTGGGCTGACGTACCATACATAGTGTGCGTCTGCTCTGGGTACTGTGTAGTCGAGGAAGAGACGAGGCTGGGTTGGCCATGTGTGGGAGCCATCATCCTGGCACTGCCCTGCATTACTGGACCAAACACATGCTGTGCCTGGAGGACAGACAGAAGACATACAACATAAGCATTAGATTGAACATGTATAAAGCTTTGTTTCGTTCTAGGACAGGCTATCTAATTATGGTGCTAACTACAATGTAGCATCACACATTAAATACTAAAAACTAGAGAAGTTAGTTTGTTGAGGATTCTAGAAGAAGATTGTATGGGCAGCTACTTCGATAAAAACTGAACTTAAAATTGAATGGAATTCTTATCCATTGTCAGTATGTGGACTCTGCTACCCATAGACCACCTTCACTGTCCCTGCCAATGTTCAAACACAGCCTACTCACAAACGGGTAACACTTTAGATGTGAGAACTAGGAATGTGCATTCAAACTCCACGAATCAACAGCTATCAAACAGTGGCATCCTGCTGGCAGCCTGTCAAGGTGCAGGACTGCAGGCATCTGTCAGACAAATGGCTGACTACTGAACAGCTGGGAGCAATAAAGACTGCCAGCACCAAATGATGGCACCAGAGTAACTATAATAATTCTTAGAAGAAGAGACTCCAAGGGGTGAGCACTGCTGAATAGGCTGCTAAAGGTGGTATTCTTCTCATCATGGCAGCGTTGGGGCCAGTCTTACCTGTGATTGGTAGTGTGGCATTTGCTGAACCAGTGGCTGACTGGTGAACTGTTGCGGGCTGCATGTGAAGTACTGGGCAGAGTAGGCAGGGCTGGGTGCTACAATAGGTGGACCTGCTGCCGTTGCTGGGTGCATCATGGTGGGCGTACCTGGTGGATGGTGCTGGTCTGACCTCTGCTGGGGCATGTTGGGTACTGAAGATTCATGTCAAGAGATTACATGGAGGATTGACAAGAATTATTGGTAGTTTCCAAAGAAACTAATTATTTACCAAATGTGCCCAAACAGAAGATGACTCGCTTAAGAAGGGCAGGTTAAGACTACAAAGTAATGTGTACCGTTTATCGCTGCATTGTTCCTTCTGTCTATGTGATATAACACCATATACACTGTCACTGAGTGGTGCATGTCATGTGTGGAGTAGGTCCTATCAttttaccatccatccatccatccatccatccatcttctatacccgctttttcctgaaagccagggtcacggggtcATTTTACCATGTTCATCTTTATTGTGCATGTTCAGTTGTGCACCCagataaatcttttttttttttttaaaacaacaaaatgtatcAATAAACCAGACAGTCACACTTTCAGTCAGGCTGAAGAAAAACTTTTCTGTTACTTAGcagttttcagtctttttccCCTCCTCATCATGATAGTCACTGGTTTataatttacttatttataatttatcattttctgACTGCCCATCACTTCCTGGTCCTAGCCTTGTAACACTACAGCTTATAAAAGACCCACAATGCAACACGAGTAACTGCACCATTCAAAAAGTCAGCAGTCAGTTGTGATTATGAGAAAAATATCAGTTATGTAAAAAAAACCCTTTATAACACAAGAAAACATAAATTAGGGCAAATACAACTATATTTTGtgggaaaaaagacaaaagacagagacagaaagacaggtgGGAGTGAAAGCAGCAGTTATTCTCACCTTTACCTGGTCTGTAGGGTTTAGTCTGGCTGACCGTCATATGTGGCAACTGCACCTGGTACATAGCTGGAGACTAGACGGATGAGGGGAAAGAGTtgtagatggaaaaaaaaatgtttatactCGGTTTTCTCAGGGAAGCTCAGTGTCATTTCTACAAGAATGAAAACCAGCCCTTGAATAAAAATGGGTagagttttgcttttttgtgtggGACTACTATTAGTATCAATCTGTGACACTAGATACCAACTTATTCAACTATAAACTTGCTTTATTACCTAaatcacactcacactcacactcacactcacactcacactcacactcacactcacactcacactcacactcacactcacactcacactcacactcacactcacactcacactcacactcacactcacactcgtGGGAATTATCTCTTACCTGGGGCCACATGCATTTTCTATGCCTGTCTATCACTAGGCAAAAAAGGATTACACAAGGACTATAACTCAAATACTACTTATCTTCCATTCTTTGACTCATTCACATTATTTACCATGCATTTCTATTACAAACAgtacagcagcaaaaacaaagaggCTTAAACTCCCTTTAGCTCACAGCCATTTGGTTGGTGAACAGATGCAGCAAATAGAAATAGAAGTTAAAAAGTCCATCTGTGATGGCAGTTTTAAATGAATTGCAATAAGAAGTTGGCAAACCAACATCTGATGGCATTAATTCATCAAGCAAGCAAAACATCTCAGTACTGATtgggcttaaaaaaaaaaaaaaaaaaaaaaaacaaaaggattaaaaaaaaaatagaaattttattaaaattcaCAAACCTTCCATATTATGCTTTTCTAAtggagcaagagagagaggaggagggggagaaaaggaaaaaaaaccacTCTTTAGTTGTTCACCAAGGTATTTTATAGTTTACACGTGTCTGATGTTGGATCACCAAGGTTTTCTTAAAGCAACACAGGAAAATATAGATCTAAATCTAACAGCAAAATATCTTAAATTTCAATATGTGCTCTTAAGAATTGGttaatttttttacatcatgCTGTATACAAATGTCATCTATTTCCACCTTTATGTAAACATTTCTGAACTTATTATTCTAAATGTTTACCGAACCATTTTTCATAGAATTTCAATAATTCATCCAAGGAAATtcagacagaggaaagaaaagtgaagaTGAAGGATGCATGtacatacaaagaaaaaaaaaaaaaattagggcTGTCAATGTTAACGCGTTAATTTTTAGATTAATCGCATGTGTTAACgcgttcagatttttttttaaagcaaattaaTCGTTTGATAAGGTTTGTCCCCAGCTTCTTGCCGTCATCACAGCACGGATGGATATCTGTCATTGTGTGATTTGGGTAAGTTACAGCAAACACTATACTACTTAATATGATGGCACAAGACAACGCCTGGTCTGCTGAACGGCAAGTTTCATTATAAAACGTttccagatggaagtttggaaaaaaaactaaGTTGTGTGCACTTATTGTAGTGAAGATCTGTCCTGTAAATcctagtattttaaatttgtgattAATTACAATTGACGATTACGATTAACAgcactacatacacacacgtggatatatatatatatatatatatatatatatacacacacatacatacacacacacacacacacacacacatatatatatccTAAATGGTAAACCAGTGAAATAACTATGGAGAAAATAATTCCATGTATTACAGGTGAATGAAAGAAGAGGAACATGGCATAACAAGTAACAACAAATATAAGCACATATGTTGGGAGACCTCATGGGGATTGCCGTGACTTTGTATGTCATACATTCTGTGCAATGCTTAGGGTGTTTGGCACAGAacacaaggaagaaaaaaaaacatttgtctaCCTTGTGCAAATTTGAGCAAGCCTGTGTCTCACCTGCACTCCAGGGCTGACTGGTGTGAGGGGATACATCTGAGGGAAGCAGCTGTAGACAGCCGGAGGCTGCTGGACCACAATCGAGGGACTAGGCTGGCCCTGAGGCCGAGGGGGTGTTGGGGTGTTGGCTGGTTTGGGCTGATGACAGCGTTGAGAGAGAGGAAACCGTTAAGACAGACTGTAAATTGGTTTTGCCAACAGTCTCGGTGCTTTGTGGTCTGACAGCATGGTATACTGACCTGTGTATTGAACCTGGGTTTGAACTCATTGGCATTTGGGTTCAAGGTTGATTTTCTCACTTGACTGTAGGAGTAAAACAAGTTGAAGGATCAGTCTCGAGTAATTTATGGTTATAATTTTCTTATCAATTGTTGAttagaaaaatatcaaatatcaccagattttaatttttttttttttttttttaaatatgcagccTCCCCTCTCAGTATTGTCCCTTTCACTCACTCTTGTACtgcctcctttttctcctccttctcttcttgcTTGGTTCCACTGAACGTGGACGTGGCTGTTGTCTGAACTCCCTGTGACGTCACATCCAGCCCTGCCCTCTTCTGGTCCGGGGCTGAAGGAGATGGGGACAGTGCAGCTGGACTGCCAGGCTTACTGCTGTTTGTGGCGGTGGGGGATGGAGCAGGGGCACCACCAGGGGTGCCAGCAGCAATCACTACAACAGCCTCTTCAGTGCCCTCCCGCCCCACTGTGGAAGCTTTGTCCAGGGGAAGGTCTTTAGGCTTGTCTGCTGTCTCTCTGGGAGGCTTGGTCATTAACTGGTCAAATGCAGGGTCTGGGTTTGAACTAGACTGCAACTGGAAGAGGGAAAAGGAAGAGTTAGAAGAGGCACACACAAGCTCTGCCTCAGCCTCATAAACACTTGGTTAGTTATTGCAGAATTTCAGCATTCCTGTATTACATGAATCAAAAAGATACTTACCCTAAAATCTACACTAAATTTCTTTAAATTAtctatttgttttctgtggtcTGGTGCCATATTAGGGGGTCCTATAAGGTGAGTAGAGAGAGATAAACATGGGTCATGTTTCAGACACTGACACATGAACTCAGATTACAGTAACAGCACAAACACTTAAACCATACTACCATGACAGCTACAGGTAAGAAGTGGGTGTATCAACAAATGCCCTCCTCTTCTAAATCTTAGTGACACTGCTCCACAACACTGAGGCCTTAAGTTGTGTTTCTGAAAGGAATACTGTTGTGTATACTGTACCTTTACAGATTGGTCTGGTGATACTGGGTGAGCTGTCCAATGGCTTAATGTTCTCCTTGTTTGCTGTGGGGGATGTTTGTCTTGTCTCCTGAACACGACACTCTTTTGctatacaaaacagaaaaattattAGTTTACTCGCAGCATAAGTATTTATGGTAGTGACAGAACCTTCACTAAAACATCACATCCAAGTACACAGAAATCAGGTATGCTATATCACACCTGGCAGTTCTTATTCCCTCAGTCATTTTGAGGGTTATCATCAAGCTTACCATCTCCGGAAGGGGAGGTGACCATGCTTGGGGAGGGGCTAGCAGCAGTAGGAGAAGAAGCTGTTGGAGTAGCAATAATTTCCACAGGCGCTGCTCCCGACTGTGGTGACGGGAGGGAGGACGAGCCAGGAGAAGTTCCACCCATACTATTCTGTCGGGGGGAGCGGGGTCTGTGAGCTGAAGTGGGGAACAAGTAATAAAATTTTGGTGATCAAAAATGTAACCATATTCTAATTTACCCCTAACGAATTCACCTGTCTCGATTTACTGGCCAACATTAGGGGATTATTATTCAAAATTACAGGGCTTCAGACATGTGCAACAATCATACAATAAGGTGTTTGTTTAATAATATTATCAGGTGGAAAATGTTTATGAAATGCTCACAACCATGCAAGGCCTTTCAAAATATGCTTCAACAAGAGGGGGTGAACTACAATATTTATCTCTTGCGCAGGTGTTTCATTAAGTTATCACACAATGCAGAATTAGTGCAGTTAGAAATTCATAAAAGGAAAGTTCTTCATAAGGACAAAATTATTTTACCTCCACTAACTACCGAGGACCATGTCCCTCCAGAGGAGCTGCTCCTGGTTGGTGCAGTCACTGGAATCTCTCCAGGGGCATTGTGGGAAATTAAGTCCACTCCTGGAGGGACACCAGTAGTCCGGCAAGGTGGGACTCTGTGAGCACGAGGTGTCCTCTGGGATTTTGGAGACATCCTGGGTGGACCTgtagatgaagaaaaaaagatgacaacagaGAACTCTTTAAACAGATGAAGGATGTATGATAAATACAATGAGAAGCCTGTTTCCTACTACCCTGTTGGGAAGGTGTCTATCTGAAGCTCATCTGTTTATCTTAAAATCCCAAACAACTTCACTGATTACATCTTAATTAAACGATTAAATACTTCATAACATTATTTGATGACAAGCATTAGTTGAGAACCTACAGATGATTGTGTAAACTGAGCAAACACCAAACTTTTTAAACCACaaagtgagaaaagagaaatggagagaaggTGAGCTGTAAACATgcatttaaagaatttattgtTTAGCTGAGTTTATGCAGTTACACAAATGTGTCCATCTTATTGGCAACAACCCTGCACAAAATGATTTTTGGCTAAACATCTGACAACTACAAACATATATACTCCAGCATATTGGATTCAACAGAAAGAAGAGTAAAGGGCTTGATTGCAGTTCTTAATCTTAATGTATAATATACTTTTGGTCTCATGAAAttcaaaaaaaaatgaaagggtCACTGTTAAACCTGGTATGTGaggacaaacaaaatgtgttgtCCCTAAAAGGGCAAATTCAAACTTCTGTAAGTATCTTTTCCATGGTTCAGCTACATCATCATATAGCTATggctttgtttgctttttttaaacgCTTCTGAAACATTTTTAGGCAACTATTTGAAaaactggtgcatttgtgtttttgttggcatAACTCTTGCTAAACAAAGCACAGCACACAGTGGTACACCCACATGCCAAGGTGAAACTGCCTGATGCACTGATAAAGGATCAGCTTTGTGGCTAACTATTTCTTCACAATCTTCATTTGTGTGGAAATTACAAATCTGACCCCAAATCAGTCCAAAAAAGCACCTTCAGCTATTTGTGTTGATCCACACTAGACCTGGGCAAATTCATTTTTGAAAGCAGCTTTCTTATGAATACTTAAGACTTTCAAGCAGCCATCAGTGCGATTAGGAACATAATTAAGATAATGAAGTCAATTCATCCACGTTCAACTCATGTCTTTGCCCAAGTCTACTCCACACTGATGTGGGTACCTTCTGAAGACATGCGTTTGGGCAGAGTGGAGGCCGGCGACGTGGGCCCATGGTGGGaaaaggaggatgaggaggagggatAGGAGGGGTGGGATGAATGAGAAGAAGGCCTGGAAGGACGAGAGGGAGGTCTGGAAGGAGGCCTGGTGGGCGTGGTTGCCCGAGGAGGCAGGGAGGAGGGACCAGACTGGTAACGAGAGGGGGGGCGGGAGGAGGGAGATTGACAGGGTGAGGGCCAATGGGATGTACCTACAACACGGAAGGACAAATGATCAAGGAAGACAAACAGAAGATGACAACCAGTTAAAATGGGGAAAACAAAAGTAAGGCAGGAATAGAAAGCGggaattaataaaaaacaaagaatggcaaaaacaaaattatatgttttaattgtgataataaatgcataaaatgaAGTGACCGTGACAATAAATATGAACATCCCAGACACTATAAACCAGTTAAACTGTAGACACATAATGTGTTTCCCAGTAAAAGTCGGTCGCTATATTGACCACCATACTCACTCACTAACCATTGCACATTTGGACATTTTTGCATATAGAGTGTAGCAAGTAAAACCATAAGTTTGGGCATGTATTAAACTGTACCTCCATTAACCACTCTCTGGTCAGCCCCAGAGCTGGGACTGTAGTCGTGAGGTCCTGATCGAGGGGTTGAGGGACCAGCTGAGCCCTGACCTAGACGAGGACGTCCAGGACCCCAAGACATTGCCTCCCTGTTCCTCTGACCTGGAGGAATGTACTTGCTTTctctgaacaaacacacaaaaacaaacaacagaagcaaACTGTTTAGTTAACTATAAACGAGACAATCATTAAACTAAGAAAGGGGAGGAATTGATTTTGCACTGGATTACATTAAACTAAGTACTTCTCATCAGCTAAAATGAGCATCTTTTCTTTAATTACCAATGAAGCATTTGTTCAAGGGAACAGCTGCTGTCTACATGCTGAATATGTGGTTAACTACTTTGTTTCCCTTTAAGGCTCAAATATGTTTCTCAAGACTGTGCCTTTCTACTGCAGACCAGGGCATTATGCACATGTATTACTAGTACTGACACTGGTGATGAATCCCAATTCCACTAACTGTATCCACATTTACCTCACTGGCATCTTTACCTTTCATCTCCCATGTAAGATGCaaggagaaactgcaaggagcaagaaaacatgtttctgataTGACACATGTTTTCCTAAATCATAATGTGAAGGttataaacacaaactgatttccAATAAAGGGGCATGTCGATCTATAATGAACTTCTGTAAAGGATAAACTCGTGTATCTTCAGTTAAAGCCCCTCCAGGCAGCCTCTATGCTCTTCggagcaggaagaaaaaaaaaaaactaacaaaaaaaaaaaaaaaaaaaaaaaaaacttcactaTGGGGTACTGGAACAACTTCCAGGTCTACCAAGGATTGAACAAATAAGGGTATTGAGATTCACCCTGGGTTTTCATAGCTggttttcttgtctttgctttggaAGCTGTGCTTTGAGATGATGAAGACTCATCCCCTTCTGTAACTTTATGTTTAGCTGGGAGCCCACACACAAACTTGGAAATTCCCGCAAAGGttctaagaaatatgaaaaaggtTCTTCGGTCCAGAAGTGCCTCATGTAATATTATTAAACTAATAGACTGACATTAACCAGCAAAAGAAATATGTGATGATAGTATTACATGTGTCCTTGTCTCACCTGCTCAGTGTGTGAGTCTCCCGTTCCCCTCGTACCACAGCAGTATATTTTTCCTCCTCAGTGCGTTCATCATTCTCCAGGGCCACACGGGCCTTGTATGCAGCActggcctctatctcctctgCCAGCTGGGCAGCACGAGCTTCCCTCTTGAGGAACTCTTCTGAGTTGTCCCGTTCCAGGGGCACCCTGAGACACAAGCCCAGCAGCAGGATGATATCAAGTTTTGACTCAACTCAAAACAAGATTAACAGAACAGGTTAATGATAAGAAATATTGAAAAAAGGCTTTATACACCAAGTGTAATATCAATTACTTATATGCAGGAAAATGTGTGACAGAAGTGAACTTATTCTAACATGAATCATATAGAGAGGCACTGAGAAGCTTACGTATATGTAGACAGGCTGCTGTCATATGTAGACAAGACTCCATACTTCTCCTCATTGTACTTGAACATATCATTAGGATCCCAACCATTTGACTACAATGTTGAAAAAGGCACATAGAGagaatttcacaaaaaaaaaaaaaaaactatacacAATGCTGTGTATCAACTGTATATAATAAAACTTGGCTTTTTTACTGCCCAATTTTCAAGTCATCATACAAAGGCCTGTATGGAACTTTTCGCGCGTTTTCTTACCACATCTGTATCCAGAGACTCAAGGCTGTCAGAGTTGTGGGTCTCGCCTCCATCCCAGGGCTCTAGATCCTTCTCTTTATGTTCACCATTGATCCTACCACTCACTGCAACATCTGTGAAGTTGTCTGCAACGCACACAAAGAACACATACACAGTGGCTTCAGGAAGTATTCAGACTCATTTAATTTTGGCACTTGATTGCATTTAACATTTGAATGGGCAGCACTGGTAAATTTGCCCATCAATGTACATTCAATAACCCATtgtgacaaagtgacaaaaaaaaaaaaaacatcaaaaactgaaatcccTGATTTCAAGAACTGTAAGCATGTGTAAGCTTTGAAAACCTGGACATGGTCAGTGAGATCCTCTCAGGTTCCatcaatttgaaaataaaaaatgggaTTTTCTGTGAACAGAAATCTTTTATGTCTTTCTAAAGATGTTATATGGGGTAGAGGCGGGACTTTGCCTTATGCAAGGCAAACCATCAACTCACTGAGACCACCTGCACCTtggaccaggttttccccaaaCACCTTTTTATTTGGCTGCACTCATCCATCTCTAATTCTTAGGAAGTCTCCCTGTCTGCCAATGATAACTCCCATATCATATTGCCTCCACCACCTTGTTTCTCCGTAGGGATTTTGTTAGTCAGGTGACAACCAGTCCCTGCAGTATGTCCAACACAGTTCTTGAACTTCAGCACACAGTTCAATTTGTGTCTCTTTCCTTCAACTTAAAGTGGGTTCAGTATACCCACTATACCATCATATAGAGATGGTTGTCCTTTTTTCCAGAAGGTTCTCTCATTTTTGCAGACTACTTCTGTTCTGTTACAATAACTGCTGGGCTTATGGTCACCCCCCTGACCAAGGCTCTTCTTGCTCAGTAGCTCAATTTGGCCAGATTATCACTCTACAAAGAATCCTGGTGCTACTTTCATTTCACAGTTATTGAGGACACTCGACACCTGTGAACACTCAAAACTTTAGAAATTGTTTTATACTTTTGTCCTGATGTATTGCTACAATTTTATTATGTCTATGAAGAGCTTCTTGGacttcatggcttggtttttgtccTGACTTGTATAGCTAAAGGTCTGTATTTCTAAGCTGTttctaattaattttatttgtcaaaGGTGGACTCTATTCAAGCTTAAGACACATCTCAAGGACAATTTACGCAAACCTGACCACATTTTTAAGAGTTACAATAAGGGGCCTGAATGCTTTTGTAAAAGAGATTTCAGtttatgacatttaaaacatttgtgaaaaaTTCAAAAAAGTATGTTCACAGTTTAACATTATGGATTATTGAGTATTGATTGTTGGGCAACAACTGCTGTTTTATCCAGTGAAAATTATGTATACAATGCAATAAAGAGCGCAAAAACTGGagagggtctgaatactttcaaaGGCCACTGTATTTATGTATAGCAGACTGCCACACATATACACTGAGGCTCATGATGGTTGACAGTCACATGGCTGCACTGTATATGTAGAGAAGCGCTCATGCCTCAAGAGATTCTGCCAAAACCTCGCACAGCAAAGGTCTATACGGAGGTAGAGGTGGTTCATCGACACGCCCACTCACAACCAGACATGGGCATAACTAGATTGAGGAAAATCCTTTCAAAAAAAGTTGGAGCTATTATTTGAGCTAGCCTTAGTAAAGTTAACACCAATTAAGGGTTCTGATAGTGTGCACCTTCTTAACAACCTTGTAAAGAAGGGGGAAAGGAAGTCTCCAACAACTTAGGTTGCAAcacaacattttcattaaattaagAATTAAGGCAGGTTGATATTTTCACAAGCCTGTCTTTTTTGAGAGATAATACACAGATAAAAATCTACTTGGGTCTGATGGTAGATGACTTTCTGCAGCATTCACTATCTTTGTACACTTACACAATATTTTGGTTGCCTCAAG
This genomic window contains:
- the atxn2 gene encoding ataxin-2 isoform X4; its protein translation is MSLKAGGNRSKPGGGNTAGAAASGAGGSGGGRQNLGRGRHSGKGPAAVIFSGVYANMRMVHVLTSVVGTKCELKVKNGAVYEGVFKTYGPECDLVLDAAHRKSPEPSIGPRKEDIVESIIFKASDVVVVTFKDVDLNFARKGLLLTLSPVCLLSNGLVSSDTDNFTDVAVSGRINGEHKEKDLEPWDGGETHNSDSLESLDTDVSNGWDPNDMFKYNEEKYGVLSTYDSSLSTYTVPLERDNSEEFLKREARAAQLAEEIEASAAYKARVALENDERTEEEKYTAVVRGERETHTLSRESKYIPPGQRNREAMSWGPGRPRLGQGSAGPSTPRSGPHDYSPSSGADQRVVNGGTSHWPSPCQSPSSRPPSRYQSGPSSLPPRATTPTRPPSRPPSRPSRPSSHSSHPSYPSSSSSFSHHGPTSPASTLPKRMSSEGPPRMSPKSQRTPRAHRVPPCRTTGVPPGVDLISHNAPGEIPVTAPTRSSSSGGTWSSVVSGAHRPRSPRQNSMGGTSPGSSSLPSPQSGAAPVEIIATPTASSPTAASPSPSMVTSPSGDAKECRVQETRQTSPTANKENIKPLDSSPSITRPICKGPPNMAPDHRKQIDNLKKFSVDFRLQSSSNPDPAFDQLMTKPPRETADKPKDLPLDKASTVGREGTEEAVVVIAAGTPGGAPAPSPTATNSSKPGSPAALSPSPSAPDQKRAGLDVTSQGVQTTATSTFSGTKQEEKEEKKEAVQDQVRKSTLNPNANEFKPRFNTQPKPANTPTPPRPQGQPSPSIVVQQPPAVYSCFPQMYPLTPVSPGVQSPAMYQVQLPHMTVSQTKPYRPGKVPNMPQQRSDQHHPPGTPTMMHPATAAGPPIVAPSPAYSAQYFTCSPQQFTSQPLVQQMPHYQSQAQHVFGPVMQGSARMMAPTHGQPSLVSSSTTQYPEQTHTMYVSPGPMPQQYPHPSATLHPHPQHPQPSATPTGQAQQGGPPQHGGPPSHPAASPVQHPQAAAAAVAAAQALHLANQPPQQQMYSALAPTPPSMTPGPNPQSPQASFPSAQQTVYIHPQQVQHGYNPNHMAHVQQAHMQSGIVQSHHPAPTHPPMMLMATQGPPGGPQPPMPQTALNPIPVSSTTHFSYLAQVQPHHQQQL
- the atxn2 gene encoding ataxin-2 isoform X7, with product MSLKAGGNRSKPGGGNTAGAAASGAGGSGGGRQNLGRGRHSGKGPAAVIFSGVYANMRMVHVLTSVVGTKCELKVKNGAVYEGVFKTYGPECDLVLDAAHRKSPEPSIGPRKEDIVESIIFKASDVVVVTFKDVDLNFARKDNFTDVAVSGRINGEHKEKDLEPWDGGETHNSDSLESLDTDVSNGWDPNDMFKYNEEKYGVLSTYDSSLSTYTVPLERDNSEEFLKREARAAQLAEEIEASAAYKARVALENDERTEEEKYTAVVRGERETHTLSRESKYIPPGQRNREAMSWGPGRPRLGQGSAGPSTPRSGPHDYSPSSGADQRVVNGGTSHWPSPCQSPSSRPPSRYQSGPSSLPPRATTPTRPPSRPPSRPSRPSSHSSHPSYPSSSSSFSHHGPTSPASTLPKRMSSEGPPRMSPKSQRTPRAHRVPPCRTTGVPPGVDLISHNAPGEIPVTAPTRSSSSGGTWSSVVSGAHRPRSPRQNSMGGTSPGSSSLPSPQSGAAPVEIIATPTASSPTAASPSPSMVTSPSGDAKECRVQETRQTSPTANKENIKPLDSSPSITRPICKGPPNMAPDHRKQIDNLKKFSVDFRLQSSSNPDPAFDQLMTKPPRETADKPKDLPLDKASTVGREGTEEAVVVIAAGTPGGAPAPSPTATNSSKPGSPAALSPSPSAPDQKRAGLDVTSQGVQTTATSTFSGTKQEEKEEKKEAVQDQVRKSTLNPNANEFKPRFNTQPKPANTPTPPRPQGQPSPSIVVQQPPAVYSCFPQMYPLTPVSPGVQKSIIWKSPAMYQVQLPHMTVSQTKPYRPGKVPNMPQQRSDQHHPPGTPTMMHPATAAGPPIVAPSPAYSAQYFTCSPQQFTSQPLVQQMPHYQSQAQHVFGPVMQGSARMMAPTHGQPSLVSSSTTQYPEQTHTMYVSPGPMPQQYPHPSATLHPHPQHPQPSATPTGQAQQGGPPQHGGPPSHPAASPVQHPQAAAAAVAAAQALHLANQPPQQQMYSALAPTPPSMTPGPNPQSPQASFPSAQQTVYIHPQQVQHGYNPNHMAHVQQAHMQSGIVQSHHPAPTHPPMMLMATQGPPGGPQPPMPQTALNPIPVSSTTHFSYLAQVQPHHQQQL
- the atxn2 gene encoding ataxin-2 isoform X6, with the protein product MSLKAGGNRSKPGGGNTAGAAASGAGGSGGGRQNLGRGRHSGKGPAAVIFSGVYANMRMVHVLTSVVGTKCELKVKNGAVYEGVFKTYGPECDLVLDAAHRKSPEPSIGPRKEDIVESIIFKASDVVVVTFKDVDLNFARKVSSDTDNFTDVAVSGRINGEHKEKDLEPWDGGETHNSDSLESLDTDVSNGWDPNDMFKYNEEKYGVLSTYDSSLSTYTVPLERDNSEEFLKREARAAQLAEEIEASAAYKARVALENDERTEEEKYTAVVRGERETHTLSRESKYIPPGQRNREAMSWGPGRPRLGQGSAGPSTPRSGPHDYSPSSGADQRVVNGGTSHWPSPCQSPSSRPPSRYQSGPSSLPPRATTPTRPPSRPPSRPSRPSSHSSHPSYPSSSSSFSHHGPTSPASTLPKRMSSEGPPRMSPKSQRTPRAHRVPPCRTTGVPPGVDLISHNAPGEIPVTAPTRSSSSGGTWSSVVSGAHRPRSPRQNSMGGTSPGSSSLPSPQSGAAPVEIIATPTASSPTAASPSPSMVTSPSGDAKECRVQETRQTSPTANKENIKPLDSSPSITRPICKGPPNMAPDHRKQIDNLKKFSVDFRLQSSSNPDPAFDQLMTKPPRETADKPKDLPLDKASTVGREGTEEAVVVIAAGTPGGAPAPSPTATNSSKPGSPAALSPSPSAPDQKRAGLDVTSQGVQTTATSTFSGTKQEEKEEKKEAVQDQVRKSTLNPNANEFKPRFNTQPKPANTPTPPRPQGQPSPSIVVQQPPAVYSCFPQMYPLTPVSPGVQKSIIWKSPAMYQVQLPHMTVSQTKPYRPGKVPNMPQQRSDQHHPPGTPTMMHPATAAGPPIVAPSPAYSAQYFTCSPQQFTSQPLVQQMPHYQSQAQHVFGPVMQGSARMMAPTHGQPSLVSSSTTQYPEQTHTMYVSPGPMPQQYPHPSATLHPHPQHPQPSATPTGQAQQGGPPQHGGPPSHPAASPVQHPQAAAAAVAAAQALHLANQPPQQQMYSALAPTPPSMTPGPNPQSPQASFPSAQQTVYIHPQQVQHGYNPNHMAHVQQAHMQSGIVQSHHPAPTHPPMMLMATQGPPGGPQPPMPQTALNPIPVSSTTHFSYLAQVQPHHQQQL